The genomic stretch tgctcagaggaggaggaggcgccgcGCGAGGCTCCCTCGCTCTAGTCTCCAAGGAGAGAAGAATTGCAAGGCTCCAGGCTGGACGCGGCCCCCTGGCTGCAGCCACacgggagaaataacccggtttggcgccgctttaactcgttgtctggctcaaggctatggcattctgggagttggagtttgttgtgggcccagagaggAGCGGAGCGGAGcgtaaggaaggaaggccccacaaggaactccaactcccagaatgccatagccttgagccagacaaagagttaaagcgatCGACAGATGGATAGAAAGAGATacactagatagatagagagagacagacagacagacaagtagATAAGTAGgcaggtagacagacagacaggcaaagATAATTAGATAAGAAAGCAGATAGATAGGTATGTAAGTAGATAATAGATAAGTAGGTAGGTAAGTATGTAGATACACAAATAGGTAGGCAGATGTAGATGGAtagataagtagatagatagatagatagatagataagcacAGTAGGTAGATAAATAGACAGATAGGTAAATAGATAAGTAGGAAGACAGATAATAGGTAGACAGACAGAGAGGTTGGTAGACAGACAGACTGGCAGACAGATAGGCAAGTAGATTGATAAATaagtatgttttattcttttgctAACTATCTGCTTTAAtaccataataatttaattcctttttaatgtactttttaaaaaatgtttataattgtattgtttttaatgctgtgaagctgctctgagtcctagtcctggggaaagagcgggatacaaataaatgtaataataataatactgtaataataataataataaggtagacagacagacagattactagatagacagatagatacacAAGTAGATAGATACAtaagtaggtaggtaggtagacagGCAGATAGGTAGACAGAGATAAATAGATAGGtaagtagacagacagacagatagatagatcagATAGATAAGCATGtagatagacagagagacagGCAAATAGGTAGGTAGGTTGGTAGACAGGTAGACAGATAGGaaaataggtagatagatagatagatagatagatagatagatagatcgctCCTCCATGAGCTCCTCCAGGCTCAGCTCCACCTCCTGCCCAGATGCTGCCTGCCTATCAGCCACATCCTCCATCcctagaatcagagttggaagagaccgcaagggccattcagtccaacccaaagcaatggatgcaaactgcaggaaaagagattctagctcagtgatggcaaaccttttacagaccaagtgcccaaactgcaacccggacctcacttatttattgcaaagtgccacgtccctctggctttctagtaagaaactctggcaaactctgtgctaggatgacagcatgtgtgcccacagagagggctctgagtgccacctctggcacacgtgccataggtttgccatcactgttctagctcaacattaggaggaacttcctgacagtaagagatgttcagtGATGCAAAATGCTGCCTCAAGgatggcagagtctccttctttagaggtctttaagcagagtctggatggccatctgttggggtgctttggttgagagttcctgcatggcagaagggggatggagggcccttggagtctcttccaactctaggattccatgattctatgacttgtcCTCACTGCAAATCCCTCTAAATTCTCCTTTTCACCCTCGGAGCAAGAACAGCAGATAACACTCGCACCCAGAACTCAGGGCACGTTTCTTCCTCATAGGGGAAGAGGGCAGCAAAGGGGTTAGGCAACGGGCTGCTTGAAGACACAATGCCAGGGTTGCAagggtcacccccccccccttgttttagcacatggaggaatgagagaaataatttaaatgtcaATTCAGCCAAAGGCTTGTGGCTTGTAAGGGgcaattttaaacatttgtcttTGCTCAGAGTTCTCTTAGGATATTGCAAGCCAGCGAGGCATTTTAACGAAtgtaagttcatcagaaaaagtAGGGTTGagtccacaataaaatacaggatGTGTAAcagagctgtaaataaaccatatggaatgaatgtatatttatattgttagcttttggtatctgctggggtttggttccaggaccccgctgtggataccaaaatccatggatgtccgAGTCccattacttattattattattattattattattaaatacagtggcacagtaaaatggtgtcccttgtagaaaatggcaaaatcaaggtttactttttgggaatttatacagttttaaaatattgtcaagccatggatgttctccatttttaaaaatgtccttcattttgcagcacctggtcctcctttgcactTAGGACATCCGGTCACCCTGTTTGCCGGGCATTGGACCAGCCCTACTGACCACCAGCCCCACTGTTGGCTGGAGATGTCCTTCTGCCCCCTTGGATGCCTTTCCTGGGGGCAAAGGGATGGGGAAAGGACGGCCACCCTCCTCCGGCCACCCTTCCCACCTCGGTCCCTATTGAAGGCCCCAAACTGAAGGCCTCTGGTTCCCCCAGGCCCCCTCGAAAGGCTCTTTGTCCTCTCTGAGGCCCCTTTGAACCATCACCTTTGGGTCTTTGCTGTTCCCCTGGGCTGGTTTTACTGggttttcccttcctcctcctggatGTTTTTATTGTGATGCTTCTATTTTAAAACTCTGTTGTTGTCAACTGACTCAGTAGCCCCACTTTGAGCGATTCCTAATTTAATAAGGAATTTGCTGGGGTGTTTGTCCCTTGGCACTCGGAGGGCACAACGCCTTGGATCTTTTGGTCTCATTAGGAAATATATCCTTCGGATCCAGAGAGGAACCTTATGTGTTCAGATACCAAACCTTGCACAAATCCCACCCCAAAATTCAGTGTAAAAGCAGCCAAAGTAATGCAGAAGGGGCAGATTTAGGTAGTCCCTTGCCCTTCTTACCTAATCCAtttctctctgatagagaaaagCCAAAGGGGAATCAGGGCAGAAACCTCAAAACACCCTTTAAAGGCAACTGCAAAGCAGGGACATTAAAGCCTTTCTTACCCAACATCACCTTGAGTAAGACCTCTGTTTTAATCTGTTCATAAATTCTAGTCTTGGGAACGCTTGAAAACAAACACTAATCATTTACAACATCCAAAAATCTGGACTTCACAGTCCTGTCTTTGCTGACTTAGTGAAGTTCTCAAAGCGGGAGATAAGgccattgtcttttttaaaagctgctttcCCTGAATAATGGACGCAGAGGGGAGTTTGCACAGTGGCATCTCTCACATAAATGTGGCTTTTGGCTCTTCGCAGTGTTtcatgaccatggaggatctacacaaattcaaccaagacaatcaggaaatagaaatagttaaaagTATTCCTATACCTTGGAGCAAACATTGGACAcgacagagactgcagtcaaaagatgagtagaagactaggaatgggaagggcagccatgaaagagctagaaaagatcctaaagagcaaagatatacaaccaaACGCTAAAgcgaggattgtccaagccattgccttccccatcGCTAGGAACCGaggtgagagctggactgtgggAAAAGCAGATAAAGAGAAAATCAAATGATATGAGaagtggagctggagaagagtgctgaggatcccatggatggccaaaaagacaaatagttGGGTCCAAGAACAAACCGAACCaggactctccctggaaaccaagataaaggtgaggctgtcgtactttggccaaatcatgagaatgcatgaataattgggaaaaacaataatgctaggatccaacacagggagaggcgggataaaataataataataataataataataataaggaaaggtggagggaagcagaaagaggaagagacaCACTAGATGGATGGAGACGCCAGGACtggatttgcaagacctgagcagagaagcaGAGGACcgggggtcttggagaggtctcttCATCAGGGTCTCCATGGGTCGGGATCTActtggttaacaacaacaaagtgtttcatgaaaactaaaaaaattatttctcatCTAAACAACCATATATAAAAACACTGAGTTATCTGAGCTGCCAAGTTGTTTTTCATGGTGCACAATGAAGTAATATTTGGGCTATTGCTTTCTTTGCAGTTGTTTGCAGGTTTGTGGAGACGGGGGCATGGTTTCTTTTCCTCTAGCAAAGAAGTAAAGCAGAGCTCTCCATCTTTATGGCTGCATCTCAGGCAAAGATTTAGGAGGAGGCCTTCCAGCTCTTCAATATCCTCCTTGAACTGGGATGGCCAGAATCAGAACCAGGACTTCAGGTAAGGTCTGTTTCAGTCACTTAGGGGGCTTCTGTGTCCGTTTCTGGGCACAAACACCGTTGACaaaggatactgacaagctgggAACTGCCCAGAAGAGATTATCAAAGGTCTGAAATCCAGTCCGCTCTATAAAGAGCAGATTGGAGAAGAAACGATGGAGAGGTGATGTGTTTCAACcttctttaaacatttgaagggatgccatgtagaagatggagcaattttgttttctcttgATCTAGGAAGAAAGACGAAAACCAGTGGATTccaaattgcaagaaaaaagattccacgtaaacattaggaagaactttcatTTACAGTAAGATCTCTTTGACCATGGAATGGACCACTTCAGAGCTTGGTGGGCTCTCCtgctttggagatctttaaacagaggctgtatggtcacttttcaggagtgttttagctgtgtcttcctgcatgtcagggttggactggatggcccttgaggtcccttccaactcagcCATTCTATTCGTCTGAGCGATCCATCCGTGGGTTGTGGCAGAGTGGGAGGTGGTAGTCATCTAGAGTGCATAggcagtgtggcgtagtggtttgagcattggactatgactccagagaccagggttcaaatccccgctcgagcataaaaacccactgggtgaccctgggcaagtcacaggatctcagcctcaggtcaaggcaatggcaaaccatctctgaagaaacttcccaaggaAACCCTGTAATGGGTCTGCCTTAGGGCTGCCGTGTGTTGGAAGCaacctggaggcacacagcagAGTGGTTGTAATCTATGTAGAAGTTGCtgtaaacttgttttctgatgctccagaaactagaCCACAAACCAGTGGGTTCAGACTGAAAGGAAAGAAATCCCAGTTAAGCTTTAGCAGAcattttctgatggtaagagttgtttgatggTGGGGCGGACTTCCCCGGAGGGTggcagactctccttctttgcaggtctttcaacccaggctggatggccatgtctcAGGGGCACTTCAgtggtgtgttcctgcatggcagaatggggttggactaggtaACCCCTTGCAGCTGAGTGACTCGCTTGTCCCCTCCGACCTCACTGCAGCCCGGTGTACGTGAGCTGCGCCATCCCATCTGGAATGCCCCGGAAGTATGGCAGGCTGGTCCTGTGCACCCTCCACTTGTACTTCCCGCAGGCCTTTGCGTATTGTAGGAAGCGGGGGGCCCCCGGGAAGATGATGTTGTCCGCCAGGACAGTGGCCCCCTCAGGTAGAAGGTCGTGGGCCTCCAGCATCTGCAGGTCACGCAAGTAGCCTCGGATCCCGTGGTCCATGAAGACCAGGTCAGCTCTGAGCAAGCCATACTTCTCTTTCAGCTGGGGGATGATGTCCTCCGAGGGTCCCACAATGAGCTCCACCTtcatggagggaaagagaaaggcaagTCAAGGGAGAGGAGGAATTGTACCACAATCCAGCAAGGGAAACAAACAGGAATTCCTAAACCAGGATGGCCAGTCAGGGGTTGTGTCTTGCATGAGGTTATTACCTAaaacagtgatgtccaaactctggccctccaggtgttttcgacttcatctcccagaatcccagactattggccaaggtggctggggcttctgggagatgaagtccaaaacacctagagggccagagtttggacatcagtGATCTAAAAGGAACTTTGTTCTCCAAATTGCGAGGGGCCCCAGAGGGCAACCACAGCCTAATTTTTAATAGGGGAATTTTGTTGCTGCTGAGAGGGTTTTGGGAAACTAAAACCTGTGTATACCAAGAAATGGAACTCCAGAAAGCAAGACCCAAATGTAGTTTTACTCACAGACTAAAGGGAATCGCCGCTTGCGTCAAgacattcactcacacacacatccaaggaCTAAGAATATGAAAAGTGGTAGCAGATAGGGACTTTCAGGATTGCAGATTGTACTGACTATAGAATTGTACAGTAGATTGTAATACTGGAGTGGTTCCAGAAGCAGTTGGGGGATTCTGTGAGATGGAAATGGCTCAGCTTTCCCCGTTCCCTGTAGAATGGattcatggatggatgaatggatggatggaccaTAAAACCCCAGCCTCACAAGAATTGTACTGGCTTCGAATGTTTTTCTGGGCAGCATCTAAGACCCTCTGCAAAGGCCTTGTGGTGGGTCAGTCCCTCTGCCCCATTGCTGTCCAAGGCAGGGCCTTCAAGTTCTCCATAAAAGCAACCAACTGGGCAATTCCCCCTCAATGgaggccaggctggctctccATCTTGTAGGAGCTTCTGGTGGGCAATTAAAAATGCCATACTTTGCTTGACCTTCAGTCTTTACAATTAGGAATGGTTGCTTCGGCTGATTTTACCGcgtctcccatgttcccaccagagaTGCCAGATGCGTGGCAGTAgtgggaccaagaaaaagcctCCCCCCAAAGATCTGGGAGCCTGTGCAGTTCATAGAGGAAGAGATGTGGTTATCTCAAGGATACTTGGAGGTCATCTGTCTCTGAGCTACTGACCGTATCATCGTCAAAGCCAGCCAGGCGGATGACCTTCTCGGCCACGGCAGCCTTGCGGGTGTCCATCTCCACAGAGTAGATCCGAGCGCCCAGCGGCAGTGCCTGTGCAATGACAATGGTGGCATAGCCGCAGTACGTGCCCAACTCCAGGACTGTGAGGGGAGCTTTCTCATAGATCAGACGCTCCAGGATCTTGGCTGGAAGAAACAAGAACTGGTTTGGATTCATCTCTGTAACCTTCCCTGAAGCCCAGAGCTggaggaaaagtgggctatacaTGGATTTGTTCTGGTCTTCTAGGATGTCATTGGctggagttttggaccatcagattcatagaattatagaatcgtagagttggaagagactgcaggggccatccaatccaaccctctgccgtgcaggaaatccaaatcaaagcatccccgacagatggccatccagcctctgcttaaagatctccaaagaaggagactctatctccctccaagggagtttgttccactgtcgaacagcccttactgtcaggaagttcctcctaatgttgaggtggaatctcttttcctgcagtttgcatccattgctctgtgtcctgttctctggagcagcagaaaacaagcttgctccctcctcaatatgacatcccttcaaatatttaaacagggctatcatatcccctcttaaccttctcttctccaggctaaacatccccagctccctaagtctttccttacacggcttcatggtttccagacccttcacccttttagttgccctcctttggacacatggctccagtttctcaacgtcctttttgaattgtggtgcccagaactggacacaatattccaggtggggcctggctagagcaaaatagagtgggactattacttcccttgatctagacactatacttctgttgatgcagtctagaatcatattggcctttttagctgccgcattgcactgttcacttatgttcaacttgtggtccacttggactcctagatccctttcacacgtagtttcattcagccaggtgtcccccataatcctatatctgtgcatttcatttttctgccctaagtgcagtaccttacttttctccgtgttgaatttcattttgttagctttggcccagctttcaagtctattcaggtcattttggatcttgatcctgtcctctggagtattagctattcctcctaatttggtgttatctgcaaatttgataagtatgctcccaattctgtcatccaggtcattgataaagatgttgaatgacactggccccaggacagagccccactggacatcccactggtcacttctctccaggatgaaaaggagccattgttgagcactctttgggttcggctggtcaaccagttacaaatccgtgtaacagttactttgtctagcccatattttacaagcctgtttgcaagaatgcaaaggccttgctgaaatcaagatatactatatccacagcattcccttcatctaccaagctggtaattttatcaaagaaagagatcagatttgtctggcatgacttctttctctgaaacccatgttgactttttgtgattatggaattgccatctagatgttcacagactctctgcttatTCAGGCAGTATCCAGAATAATTGTGGTTTCCTGGATAACATAGTGTCTCCCAGTTTATCTTATTCTCACTCTGTCATGCCAAATAGGGTTTGGGAAGGACAATGGTGGGGCCAGAGCTGCTCACCAACTTTGTTGCCCCTTTATGAGGTCTCATTTTTATGaggtcccagtttctttctcttcctcagcaAACTGACGACAAATCTTTGTCCACCAACAACCACTGTTAAAACTGGACtttctacttcatttccatacccataGGATTCTGGacttgaattgacattctcacacacaaatgagttatatatgtctgtcccttgACTTTCCACTCCaatagatgcatctgaggaaggaggctgaagcctacaaaag from Sceloporus undulatus isolate JIND9_A2432 ecotype Alabama chromosome 3, SceUnd_v1.1, whole genome shotgun sequence encodes the following:
- the TOMT gene encoding transmembrane O-methyltransferase; translation: MVSPAIALAFLPFVVTLLIRYRHYFRLFYRAVLVRRLQDYLTGVPQEERAFQYVLTHAIPGDPQHLLETFDHWSIHCEYLSNLGPQKAKILERLIYEKAPLTVLELGTYCGYATIVIAQALPLGARIYSVEMDTRKAAVAEKVIRLAGFDDDTVELIVGPSEDIIPQLKEKYGLLRADLVFMDHGIRGYLRDLQMLEAHDLLPEGATVLADNIIFPGAPRFLQYAKACGKYKWRVHRTSLPYFRGIPDGMAQLTYTGLQ